TGAAGGGCACCCGGACACCGCCCTCATACAGATCGCGTTTCATGCCGCGAAGCGGTCCGTTGGCGTCGAAGAATTCCGGATCGTTGCCCCCCTCACGGTGGTGACCATTATCCGAGGTGAAGATGACCAGCGTATTCTGGTCGATATTCAATGCCTTCAGGCGATCCAGGATCTGACCCACGCCAGTGTCCATGCGGGTGATCATGGCTGCCTGACCTTTGTTCTGTTTGGTCCAGTCTTTCTCGTTATAGATGCCATAGTCGGGGACTTCCTGGCCATCGCCGACTTTTCTGCCTGCTTCGTTGTTGGCATGGGGAATTGTAAGTGCAACGTAGAGAAAGAAGGGGTTTTGTGCGCTGCGGTCGATGAACCCCAGGGCTTCCTCCAGGATCAGGTCGTGCGAATAGTCCACTTTTTTCGTGGCCACGCCGCCCAGTCGGTCTTTGCCGGTCGGGCCTTTGGAAATGGTGCTCGGATCAACGACGTTTCGCAGAGCGACTTTCTTGTCATTCTTCCAGAGGAACTCAGGATAGTAGTTGTGGGCGTTGTGCTGGTTCAGGTAGCCATAGAAAAAATCAAAGCCCTGCTTGTTGGGAACTCCCTGTGTGCCTTCCTCACCGATGCCCCATTTCCCCGTCAGTGCCGTCGTGTAACCTGCTTTTTTCAGTAGTTCGGCGACTGTGAAGTCCTTGTCCTTCAGCGACTGGTTTTCCTTGACCCAGGTATTGCCGCGCACACGGGTGTGTCCCATGTGCCGACCGGTCATCAGAACACAACGCGAAGGGGCACACACGGTACTGCCGGCATACATTTGGGTGAATTTCATGCCGTCCGCTGCCATCTGGTCGATGCGGGGCGTCTGGATCTTCTTCTGTCCGTAGCAGCCCAGATCGCCGTAGCCCAGATCGTCGGCCATAATGAAGATGATGTTTGGCTTTTCAGGGGCAGCCGCGAAAGAACGGACCGGCGCGGAACTCAAAAAGCAGAGTGCAGCAGTGATGAGTAACAGGCGAGCGAGTGTTTGCATAACTGGTTTCAATTCATGTTGAAGGTCTTAAATGATTGCGGGCAGCGCTAACTTCTGCACTGACAATTCTGCCACGTTTGGCGTACGTATTCAATATTGAGGCCGGGAACCGGGAATTCCGGGCACTGAACAGAGCCTGTTTCGGCTTTTTTCTGATTTTTTCCAATCTCTGCGGTGTTTACTCGAATCAGGTCCTCTCGGAAATCGATAAAAGTCACAGGAACAGCAGGGGCTGAGTACTATAATGCTTACAGATGTGCCTGTCGTCGAACAGCGGTGGTATTGGAATCAGCGAGTGAGGAGCTGGAAATATGTTACTGACGTGGTGGCGTAATCGTCGACGTCGCAAGATTCTGGCCTCACCGATGCCTGAGCACTGGAAAACCTTTCTGGACCAGCATGTGTCGCAGTTGTCTCGACTTTCCCCCGAACAGCGAGAGCTGCACTATCAGCGTGTGCAGATTTTTATCCAGGAGAAGTACTGGGAGGGCTGCAACGGCTTCGAGATTACTGAAGAAGTTCAGTTACTGATTGCAGGCCAGGCCTGTCTGTTGACGGTTGGTTTTGCCAGCGACTGTTTTGATCGACTGGCGACAGTGCTGGTGTACCCCGATACCTATGTCGCGAAAGAGACACTGGTGAACTCAATTGGTGTCATGACGGAAGGCACTTCTTTCCGGCTGGGTGAGGCCTGGAATCAGGGGCCGATTGTTCTTTCCTGGGCGAATGTGCTTGAGGGGGCTGAGATCCCTGATGACGGCGAAAACGTCGTCTTTCATGAATTCGCCCACTACTATGATGCCATCGATCGTGAAATGAATGGCACCCCTCCTTTAAACAGTGAAGAAGCCTACCAGCACTGGGGCGAGGTGATGACGCGGGAATATGACGACCTGGTGGATCAACTCAGGCACGGACATTCCCGCTTCATAAATCCCTACGCGGCCACCAATCCGGCCGAATTTTTTGCGGTCTGCTCGGAACACTTCTTTGAGCAACCCCTTCAGATGCAAGAGTACTCACCAGAATTATATGAAACGCTGAAACTGTTCTATAGACAGGATCCCGCCGCCGCCGACCGGGGCTGAAATTCCGCTGGGAATTGTCGTGCTGTGTCTGATGCACCACATTGTCGCTTTGAGGCCCAGTGTCTGTATAAGCCGCTCTCAACCGGCAGAATCTGCCGATCGGGAGGGCGTTGTTAAGATATAGGCTTTGATCCAGATAGGAATCCAAGAAGAGTCTAGGGATTCTTTGAGTTCTTTCATCTTGCTGTAACTGTTAGTCGATACTTGAGAGTAAGTCCTTCTCTTGAGCTGAGAAATCTGTTCAGTGGAGAGGGCATCGAATGGATTCACCTTCGAGCAACTTTCAGGTCAAAATAACCTTTGACGTTTTTTTGTTTCTGCCCAGGGATGGTCTGAGTGTTTCTCACAATGGATCGTGAAAAATCACAATAGAATTTTGTGAGGTAATGGAATGCGAAACTCAACAACGTGGTCTCTGGTCATCCTTTCAGGAATGGCCACTCTCTTCTCAGCAGGATGTTCCCACACCGGTAAAATGGCGGGAATGAATCTTCCTCTGGAAGAATCACCACAAATGATATTGGCAAGAACGGCCGAGGAAAAAGGTCAGTTTGTCAAAGCAGAACAGACATATCGTGTCATGTTGCAGCGGAATCCTAAGAATGTAACCGCTTTGCACCGCATGGGCATTGTCAGCTCCAAAATGGGTAAGCACGACATGGCAACCCGTCATCTGATGGAAGCTGTCAAGATCCAGCCGGATAATTCCAAGCTGCTGACCGATCTGGGTTACGCCCTGTATCTGCAGAACGATCTGCCCGCTGCAGAAATCGCACTGGAAGAAGCGATCAAGCGTGATGGCAGTTCCAAGCGGTCATTCAATAACCTGAGCCTGGTTCTGGGGCATCAGGGACGGATGGATGAAGCCTACCAGGTTGCCCGGACTGTTCTGAGTGCAGAAGAAGCCCATGCCAATATTGGCTATATCTGCCTGCAGCGGGGAATGCTGGAAGATGCTTCGCGGCACTACAGCCAGGCTCTGGAAATCAATCCCGAGCTGGACTCTGTTAAGGAAGCGATTGTGCAGATCGCAGAGCTGCAGAAAAAGCAGATGGAGCAGGCCGAACCACAACCTGAGGTCATGGTGGCTGAGACTGCACCTGCAGCTGAAAATGTGGAAGCTGTCATGACTGAAACTGCAGCTGCTCCCGAATCTGAGTTCCGGGTGATTACGGATTCCGACGCCGATGTCATCAATCCTGAGATGATCCCTGCCAGCGAAACTCCAGTTGCCCAGATTTCTGCTGTGCAGGAACTGCCGATTCAGGGATTTGAGCCTCCGCTCAACATCAGCAATGATGATTACATTCCTTCGGACGACGGGGCTTTCTTCGAAACCGTCGAAAGTGCCGAGTCGGTTACAAACGTACGCAGTGCCGAGTAAATTATCAGCCCGACATCAAGTCAAAATAAAAAAGCAGAGGTCTTAAGGCCTCTGCTTTTTTTTTCGTATCATCAACCTGATTTGTAGAGTGAGTCCGTTGTGGAGCCTCCCTCTACATCTGAAAAGGGATTCTCTCAGGGCGCCCGTTGTGGCGTTGTGGTGATCTTGAACTGAGACTGGCTCGCTTGGGACTCCTGTGGATCCAGTTTCTGGAACAACAGCTTGCGATCGAGTTCAGCACGCTCTTTTTTCTCTCCGGTTCGCTGCACATAGGTCGGGGTTAACTGGAAGTGCTTCGGGGAAAACGCCTCATAATCGAACCACAGTACGGCGTTAATCTCCGACCCTCGCATGTCCATGATCATGGTTGCCGGATTTGACTCCTGGTCCAGGTAATAGCGTCCCTTTCTCCGTGGTCCACGGTTAATGCTGTAGACCGTACCATCCTTCTCAAAAATCATGTTGGGACCGCCAGAACTGTGCCAGCGCCCGACCAGAAACTCTTCATCTGATTGCTGGCAGCCAGATAACAGGCTGATGGTTGCCAGTAAGATCCATGGTTTGAGTTGGTTGGTGTGCATCGATTTCCTCAACACTTTGTATTGTCGTGATTCATTAACGTCATTCTTAAGCCTGTACTGAATACAGTTGGACCTGCTCAGTTCCGAGGCCGACTCCATTGTGTGCTGGTTGATTATGACAAGTAAAGAAGGGGGTGTGCAATATCTAAGTAAAAAGGATGAAATGTGGCATATGGGTGGATATGTGGCAGATGGATAGGCTGAAATCCCTCAAAGTGGACAAATAGGTCGGTGTTGTTAACTGTGTACGTTCAGGTAAATTTATTAAAATTGGAATTATAGGGGTTATTTTTGTGGAAATTTCCTGATGGTTACGATACTGATGGTTAGGAATATTAAGATGGAACGTCTGCGCAAAATTTGAATAACAGGCGCAATTATGTGACTACAGGGTCAACGTGATTTGCATTATGGGGCATTTGACTGCCTCAAATGATAGTAATGTCTGCCCTTTGGTTCACTGTCCGCAGGCTACGAAGATACAAACGCACCCAACGATAAGCTGAAAAAAACTTAATCACTCAGGAGTTTCCAGGATGCTGCTTACCAATTGGCTTACCACTTTGACCTCACGCATCAAAAAACGCCCCACCTTCCGCTCGCGTGACCGCCGTGCAATTCGACGTCGCTGGCAGACCGCCACTCAAAACCAGATTACCACGGCTGAAGTGCTGGAAGACAGGACATTGCTGACCACATTTTTTGTGGATGACAATTACACGGGCGCGTCCGACTTCACAGGAACTGATACTGATCCCGTCACAGGCGGTGATCAGAATGCGGTATTTGGTTTCACTGCTTTCGCCACGATTCAGGAAGCAATTAATGCTGCCGCTGCTTCAGGTGACATCATCAACGTTGCCGCTGGCACTTACGCCGAAGATGTGATCGTGGATAAATCCGTGATTCTTCAGGGAGCCAATGCCGGGATTGCAGGTCATGGTGTTCGCGGGGCGGAGAGTCTGATCGATCCGAGTTCACCCTTTGGGATTGAAGTCCGTGCTGATGACGTCACGATTGACGGGTTTGAAATCACGGGACTCAATCGGGATGGGATCAACGTGCGCCCGACAAATTCCGGGCCGGGGTTGTCTACACGCGAAAACATTGTGATCCAAAACAATTACATCCATGAAACACTCGTCCCTGGTAGCCAGGTTAACGGAATTGTGTTTGGGGAAAAAGTTGGCGGCGGACCTGATTCAACTGATGCGGCGACGATCAGCTTTGTCACTATCGCGGACAACTTGATCGATGTAACCGATGATAACACCGCACGCGGCATGGTGATGACTGGGCAGTTCGCGAGCATCCACTACGACAATTTCGACATTACGGGTAATGTCATTCAGGCAAAAAACAACGGGCTCTTTTTTGCGGAAAACCCTGCCATCTATACTGCAGCAGGGATTGAAATCCTGGACAACACTTTCGAATCACCCGGTAGTACGGGGATTAACGCCGGAAACCTCGATTCCACTTCGAAAGTGAACGGGAACACATTCATCAATAATGCCAGTGGGGCGGCCCTCAATTTCGCTGAACCGGGTGGTGAGGTGTTGAACAACATTTTTGAAAACAACACCAACGTGGGATTGTTCTTCTTTGATGATACTTACTTCCCGCAGTCCTCGGAAAATCCCACGGTTACCGGAAACTCCTTCACCAATAATGGTCGTCAGGTGGGGGGAGAAGCACCTGACGTGGATCTGGATGCCATCCTGAACAACAACACCCTGGATGGTGTTGTGGAGGTTTCCAGCAACAGTAATCTCTACGGGAGCATTCAAGAAGCCATTGACAACGCGTTGCCTGGTGATGATGTGACCGTGGTGATCAATGCGACCTACACCGAAAATGTGGATGTCAACAAAGCCGTCACATTGATGGGAGAAGCAACGGTGGACGGCAGTGTCACGGCATCCGTAGCCGGAGCAACCATCGCCCCCGGTTTCAGTCCCGGCACCTTTACCAGTACCGATTTGAATCTGACTGCCGGTTCCTCATTGAGTGTGGAAATCGATGGAACCTCTGGGGGCGGGGTAGTGGGCGGACATGATCAGTACGTGGCAACCGGCAATGTAAATCTGGGTGGTGCCACACTGGACACCACGGGCAGCGACATCATCGGTGCCGTGTTGGGCGATACGTTCGAAATTATCGATGTGGGCGGTACTCTCACGGGCACCTTTACCGGTCTTGACAACGGGGATTCTGTGCTGGTCAACGGTCAGAACTTCCGCATCTATTACAATGGTGGTGACGGGAATGATGTGGTCCTCACCTTCATGCCTCCTGTTCCTGTAACCTATGTGGACACCACTTTCACCGGCGTGAACGGCACCTTCATCACCGACGCCGATCCCAATGAAGGAGGTGATCAAAATGCAGTGATTGGAGTCAATGCGTTCGCCACGATCCAGGGAGCGATTGACAGTGTGGATGCTGGGGGAACGGTCAACATTCTGGCTGGTACTTACAATGAAAATGTGAATGTCGATAAATCAGTGACCCTGGACGGTGTCGGCACTGGCAGCACAATTATTGATAATGCAGGTACTTTGTTTACTGTGACAGCAGACAATGTTCGTTTCCAGGACATGACACTGCAGAATGCTTCGCAGGGGATCCGCGTTGACTTATTTGCAACCAGCGGAACTGCCGACCACCTGCAGGTAGACAATGTGCACTTTATCGACATGAGTTCGCGTGGGATTGAAGTTCACAATAATACTACAGTAACCAATATGAGTGTTGCCAACAGCCTGTTTCAAAATACAGGTACCGGTATTCGGCTCGCCTCTTCGGCTGTTGGAGACGGCATTGATATCACTAACACAGTCTTCGATGGGGGCTCCTTAGGCTTTTATCAGGCCAATGATGGCAGCACAGGTAACGTACGCGACTTGCAGGTGGCTGGTTCGACATTCCGGAACTTTACCGATACCGCAATCTTTGCTGAAGAAATTCGCGACTCTGCCATTGATGGCAACGACTTCGAAGACAACCGCCGTGACTTCACCCTCTTCAAGAATTACACCGGTGCAGGCACCGACGTAGAAAATCTGCAGTTCATTAACAACAACTCAACTGATTCAACGAATTCATCGGTTCTGATCTACGTTGCCAACAGTGGTCTGGCCGGCACCATTGATATTAACGGTAACACTATTAACAGTGATGTCGGAGTATTAGAAGCGAACTGGGCCAAGATCGATGTCCGTCTGGAAGCAGGCTTCACTCATGCTCCGATCAACATCAATGAGAACGAGATCACGTTATCCGGAACCTTCGGAGCCGCGACCGCAGCCTATGGGATTCAGGTGCGAGGGGCCTCGAACAACATCAATATTGAGCGCAATACGCTTGATGGCGGAAGCGTTGGCAGTGCCGGTGGGGATCCAGCGACTTCGGGGATTTTTGTTCGAACTGACGATTCATCAATGGGAGCCGTAGACGCAGCTGCCGTGATCAACGTGCGGAATAACTCGCTCACAGGGTTCGACAATGCCGTCAGTGTTTATGATTCAGTTGCTGCTGGATTCGGTGGTTTGACAGCAGGAGCCCAGTTGAATGTCAACAATAACTCGATCACCGGCAATACGCTGGGGATCGCCAGTGGCGCAGGAGCAACCGTCAATGCCTCAGACAACTGGTGGGGCGGTATCGATGATACAACGATCGCAGGACTGTTAACCGGGCCCGTTGATTTCTCTGCCTACCTCAACGATGGAACCGACACTGACGGTGGTACAGCCGGGTTCCAGGGGGACTATTCTATCTTGAATGTCACTTCACTGGGTGAGCAGACCGGTCCATCCGGACGCATCCAGGAAGCCGTTGAGAAGATCACCCCCGGTGGAACGATCAATGTCAAAAGCGGCACCTATGCCGGGAACGTCGATGCGACGATTACCGGTGTCGATAAATCTGTCACACTGGTGCCGGGGAACAGCCCGGGGCAGGTTGTCATCAATGGCGATCTGAAACTGGACAGCAACGATCAACTGGATATCGAAGTTAATGGGACTGTCGCCGGAACCGAGCATGATCAACTGGTTGTCAATGGTGCCGTCTCTCTGGGAGATGCGACCCTCAACCTGATTCCCGGCTTCACTCCGGCTGATACGCAATCATTTGTCCTGCTGGAAAATGATGATACAGATGGAATCGTGGGCTCTTTCAATGGCTTTCCCGAAGGCTTTGAATTCATCGATTTCTTTGGAGTCACCGGGCTCAGTGCTTACCTGACCTATTCCGGCGGTGATGGCAATGATGTTGCCATCTACACCGAGATCCCGACACCTGTTGTGACAATTCCTGCCGATGGTAATCCGGATGAGTATTCTCTGCAGATTGTCGGTGGCAATGTGATTCTGACCGACGTGAATTCGGGAGATGTGATCTGGAATACTCCCCTGGCTGCCCTCGAGGATACGCTGGTGATCAACGGTGAGGATGGTCAGGATGATACCTTGTCGATCGACATGACCGGTATCGATGATACAACTCCTCTGCAGATTGAGTTCAACGGCGGAACCGGCGGCAATGACGCCATCGCGTTGGTCGGTGGCAGCCTGGTTTCCATGGAATATTTCTTCTTCAATGCCAGTGATGGCAGTATTCAGCTGAATGGTTCCGGAACCGACTTTATTACCTACACCGGGCTGGAGCCGATCTCGTCAACGGTCAATGCCACGAATGTGACTCTGAACTATAGTGGTGTCGATGAAACCATTACTGTCACAGATGCAGGCGCAGGGCAGACAACCGTTGATTCTACGGCTGCTGAGGTAGTCACTTTCAATAATCCTACCGGCACTCTGACCATCAACGCAGGTGATGGAACCGATGTCATAGATATTGACTCACTGGCGCCAAATTTCAGCGGTAACCTGATTATCAATGGGGAAGCAGGCGGTGATGATGTTGTAAGTGTTAATTCAGCAATTTCATTAAATGCCGGGCGATCGCTGACTGTGAATGCCGAAAGGTCGACAGTGAGCAATGGCGTCACTGTGACTGCTACAGGTATTGCATTGAATTCGGAGGTCGTTGACCTGGACGGTGATCTGATTGGTGCTGTTTCCGGTGATGCTAATGTCGTAGTTGTCTTCGGTTCTGCAGGCGGTGCCGATCTTCAGGATGCCGTTGATGTCGCCGGTAATGGTGGTGTCATCAACGTCTCCGCAGGTAACTACCTGGTCTCTTCGACCCTGGACGTTGACGAATCTGTGTCAATCGTTGGTGCCGGGAGCGATGTCGTACAGATCCGCAAAGCAGGGGCACCATCAACTTTCGATATCGTGGTCGATATCTCAGCAGATAACGTTTCCTTAAGTGGCGCACAACTCGGCTGGCAGACACATACGTCCGCCACCGATTACCGTGGTTATGTCGTCTACACCAACGCAGATTATACCACTCTGAATGGCCTGCTCTTCGGTGACAATTACCGTAGTGCCGTGGTCTTCGAAGGGGCTGATTATCTGGAAGTCTCTGACTCCGTTTTCGAAGGAAAATTCGGACGGGCTGCGATTCGTGACGGGGATAGCGGCAGTGGAGAGCACTTCCTGATTACCCGCAACGAATTCCGTGAAGATCATTACCGCTGGGGACCCATCTCCATTGGTCCTCAGGGAACCTTCAACGATCCGAACAATCAGGCTTTCAGTGGTGAGATCTCCTTCAACTATTTCAATAATGGACTCGAAGCAGGGGCCTTCCAGGAAGAGGGCGACCAGAACTATACCATTATTGTCACCAACCAGGGGATGACCGCCGATGGTCTGGATATCATTCATAACACGTTCGTCTGGGAAGACGCCGCGACGGTTAACCAGCTGGGTAATTACGCTCAGGCCGGTGGCGTTTACTTTGATCCCGCTCTTCCGGTTGCTCCCGGTGAAGTCAACATCACCGACAATATTTTCGATGGGTATACCTACCAGGGACCACAGCCTTCAACCGATCCACTCTGGCAGACAGCCGGTGGTGTGTTCGGCGGTGCTCTGGAATTTGACGGAACGGACGATTATGCCTTCTTCCAGGATCCTGCTTTTGATGTGGGTACAGCGGGCACGCTCAGCTTCTGGATTAACATGCATGACACCAGCCGACGCAACATGTTCTTTGAAGGGTTGAACGGTGTTGGTTTTGAATTCCAGTATCGTGAAGACAGTGGTGGGCAGTTCTACGGCAGCCCGGAACGTGATGTCAGTTCGGATAACTATGTCATTCAGGATGGTGGCGCTGCCAACCCCAATGTCTGGCAGAACATTCAATATACGTGGGACTTCAACGCCGCTGGTGGCCCCAAGATGTTCATCTATATTGATGGCACTGAGGTTGGCTACCTGAGCTCTACCTACGATTCTGATCTTTCGCAGTGGGCCGCGACGGTCAATACCGTCAGCGAACTGATTACTGTCGGTAAAGACGCCGGCGGCGGTCGCCACTTTGATGGTCTCATGGATGATGTTGGCTGGTTCAATTCAGTTCTGAATCAGACCGATCGTGATAATATCCGCAACAGCGGCGTAGCAACACTTGCCGCTGATCCACGCCTCGTAGCACACTGGGACTTCGATCAGGCTGCCGGCGATATTGCCATCGACAACAAAAACGGCATCGAAATGTATATCGTTGCCAACGGAATCTCTCCGTTGGGTCCTGTATTCCAGCCTGGATTGGGACAGTTTGGGGGCGCACTTGAATTCGATGGTATCGATGACTTCGCAACCTTCCAGGATCCTTCATTCGACGTAGGTGCACAAGGCACGTTAAACTTCTGGGTGAATATGGATGATGCCGGCAGACGGAATCAGTTCTTTGAAGGGCCGGGAGATGCCGGTCTGGAATTCCAGTATCGTACTAACAGCGGAGGCCAGTTCTTCGGTCGCGCTCAGGATGACGGTGAATATGTCATTTCCAGTGGTGGCGATAGCGCCTATCAAGGAGTCTGGACCAACATCCAATATACCTGGGATGCCTCAACTGGCGAGATGCGGATCTACGTCAACGGTAGCGAACAGAGCTATCTGGGCGGATATGATCAGAACCTGACCGGCTTCGATCTGGCTCACTTTACCGATACGATCAACGGGCTGATGAATGTCGGCCGCGATCCTGGCGACCCTGCTCGTTTCTTCGACGGTATGATGGACGACATTGCCTGGTTTGATACGGTTTTAAGCTCTGTTCTGCTGGATGATATCCGGCTCAACAGCGTTGGCGGTTCTGCTCTGAATGGCGATCCCAGCCTGATTGCCTACTGGAACCTGGATGATGCTCCAGGAACGGATGTCGTTCCCGGCGACGGAGGGACCGGCATCGATCTGATGATTCAGGCTGAACCTCCACAGCCCCCGATTGAAGGCTTTGGTGTCATCGCTCCCTCGAATGCCAACGTGACCTACAACGCATTCAACGACAACGATGTGGATTCCAACGTCGTGCTGGATCCCACAAATCAGTTCGGTGATCCGCTGTTTGCTTATGAAAATGATGTGCTCTACACGCCATCACCTTCACTGGAAGATAAGTTTGCGATCGGCTTCGGTTCCACAGCCGCTTATGGCTCATCTGAGTTTGCCGTAGATACTGCAACCGATACACCTCACATCGGTGCTTTCCAGGACAGCACTCTCTTCGGTAGTGGCGATATCGTCGTCTACGGTACCGGGGAAGACGATCTGCTGGACATCACATTTACTGACGCTAACACCGCCGTCTTTATTCTGACAACCGATGTAGGCGGGGTTGGAGAAACCACGCTTGGGCCAGTTATTCTGACCGGCATCACCTCACTGACCTTTAATGGCCTCGATGGCGATGACATCTTCCGCATCAACAACCCGGTCACCGGTTACGCAGATCCGGTCGGGGGAATTTTCTTCAATGGCGGAACCGGCGGTGAAGATGGTGACGGCGATGTGCTCCAGATTCTGGGCGGAACCGCTACCACCGTTGAACACCAGTTTGCGAATGCCAACGACGGTTCAATCTTCTTCGATGGCGAAGTCACTTCCACGATTACCTACACTGGTCTGGAACCAATCATTGACACGATCACCGCCACCGATCGTATCTTCAGTTACACCGGTGCCGCCGAAACCATCACACTCGCTGATGATGGGGATGTGGGTGACGGAGAATCTCAGATCAATTCGACCTTGGGCGAAATCGTTGTCTTCGCACATCCGACAGGTACATTGACCATCAATACCGAAGTCGCAGGTGGATCGGGCGCTGATACAGTGATTGTCAACGCCGTCGACTCCACTTTCACTGCAAACCTGACAGTGAATGCCGGAAATGATGATACGCTTACCATTGCCGGACCTACCAATATCGGTTCCGGAAACGCCGACCTGAGTGCAGGTCAGGTCAACGTCAATGGCACATTTACAACCAGTGGAACCGTGGACGTCGATGCCAATGATCAGATCACCTTTGCTGCCGCAGGTATCATCGACGCAACTGCGAATACCATCGATCTGACCGCGGGTAACAATATCCAGCTGGGACAGATCACGACCTCCGGCGATGTGACCGTCACCGCGACTGCAGGTGCCATCAGCGATGCGAATGCCGGTAATAACATTACCGCGAACCAGGCAACTCTGACTGCAGGAGCTGGTGCTGGTGTAGGGGATGCTCTGGAAACGGCCCTTGGTTTTCTGGAAGGGAATATCAGCGGCGGTCTGGAACTGGCTGAGCTTAATGGGATTGTCATCGGTAATGCCGGTGGCATCAACGGGCTCACAGTCAGCGGCAATACCACGATTACAGCTGGGGCTGGCCTTGTTGTGAATGAAAACCTCGCTGTCACCGGCGGGGCACTGCAACTGTCAAATGCGTCAGGCAACTTCGACGTCGGTTTTGGAGCTGTCATTTCCAATGATGGAAGTAATCTGATTCAGATTAACTCCGCTGGTCTGATCGTCATGACCGATACCGGCACTCAGATCACCAGCAGTGGTGACGGTACGATTGACCTCGATGCAGCCGTTCATATTCTGCTCACGAATGTGAATACAAGTGGGGAAGTTCAGGTTACAGCAGCCGGCGGTCAGATTTTTGATAATACCGCAGGCGAATCACCTGTCATCACCGCGAATACAGCCGCTCTGCGTGCCGCGACCGGCATCGGTGATGTGGGAGCAGGGGATTTTGATCTGGCCATTAACACGATGGCTGCCGACACGACTAACGGCGATATTTTTATTCAGGAGCCTTCCGCAGCAACGATTGGTACTGTGGATAGTCTCGATGGTATTACCGCTGCCGGCAACATTTCTCTGTCGATTGGCGGCACACTCAATATCAACCAGAAGGTCGAAACAACCGGTGCGGCGTCTATTATTCAGGCAAACGTCCAAGGGGATATCAACGTCAACAGCACCGTGCAGACCAACGGTGGTGGGATCAACCTTTACGCTGACGATAATCTGGCACTGGGAGCGACTTCTCTGGTGGATACCACCACGGCTGAATTGGTAAGACTCTTCGCTGATTTCAACAATGACAGCAGCGGTGGGTTCACACAGGATCAGGGGAGTCTGGTCAATGCACGAGGCGGTGATCTGGTTGCACGGGCTTATGGAGACGTCGAGATTGCCGATCTGCAGAGTGCAGGTGGTCGAGTCGTGGTG
This is a stretch of genomic DNA from Gimesia sp.. It encodes these proteins:
- a CDS encoding arylsulfatase; this translates as MQTLARLLLITAALCFLSSAPVRSFAAAPEKPNIIFIMADDLGYGDLGCYGQKKIQTPRIDQMAADGMKFTQMYAGSTVCAPSRCVLMTGRHMGHTRVRGNTWVKENQSLKDKDFTVAELLKKAGYTTALTGKWGIGEEGTQGVPNKQGFDFFYGYLNQHNAHNYYPEFLWKNDKKVALRNVVDPSTISKGPTGKDRLGGVATKKVDYSHDLILEEALGFIDRSAQNPFFLYVALTIPHANNEAGRKVGDGQEVPDYGIYNEKDWTKQNKGQAAMITRMDTGVGQILDRLKALNIDQNTLVIFTSDNGHHREGGNDPEFFDANGPLRGMKRDLYEGGVRVPFIAYWPGTTPAGSVSDHIGYFGDLMATAADLADVPCPEGLDSVSIAPTLEGKPDQQKEHDFLYWEFYERGGKQAVRWGEWKAVRMPIFKGKTQLFNLEEDLGEGTDLAVKHPDLVKKLEAMMDSAHTSDPLWKPSGKPAKKQPAPGDGKQRF
- a CDS encoding tetratricopeptide repeat protein, producing MILARTAEEKGQFVKAEQTYRVMLQRNPKNVTALHRMGIVSSKMGKHDMATRHLMEAVKIQPDNSKLLTDLGYALYLQNDLPAAEIALEEAIKRDGSSKRSFNNLSLVLGHQGRMDEAYQVARTVLSAEEAHANIGYICLQRGMLEDASRHYSQALEINPELDSVKEAIVQIAELQKKQMEQAEPQPEVMVAETAPAAENVEAVMTETAAAPESEFRVITDSDADVINPEMIPASETPVAQISAVQELPIQGFEPPLNISNDDYIPSDDGAFFETVESAESVTNVRSAE
- a CDS encoding M90 family metallopeptidase, translating into MLLTWWRNRRRRKILASPMPEHWKTFLDQHVSQLSRLSPEQRELHYQRVQIFIQEKYWEGCNGFEITEEVQLLIAGQACLLTVGFASDCFDRLATVLVYPDTYVAKETLVNSIGVMTEGTSFRLGEAWNQGPIVLSWANVLEGAEIPDDGENVVFHEFAHYYDAIDREMNGTPPLNSEEAYQHWGEVMTREYDDLVDQLRHGHSRFINPYAATNPAEFFAVCSEHFFEQPLQMQEYSPELYETLKLFYRQDPAAADRG